One genomic region from Xiphophorus couchianus chromosome 21, X_couchianus-1.0, whole genome shotgun sequence encodes:
- the LOC114136930 gene encoding leucine-rich repeat-containing protein 30-like isoform X4, whose product MGGRVCREKVKEEKRRSPGREDSLSSADKIQRFSKQSGHNVLSLARRGLKDAPGELWELQELEKLNLSLNNLKALPPQLGLLSNLLVLNLWGNQLSSLPAEIGQLRRLRVLFVYRNRLTEVPEELGACTQLEVLSLANNQLSSLPASLSNLTRLRKLNLSHNLMAHLPGCIYSMKALVFLDLSCNRLENVAENIQALLELKILIMEGNQLQCLPRGLCFLIRLELLNLDFNHIRDLPEEMHHLSRLQKLACHPLDKGLHIVHNPLIKPLKEVMEGGLAALFNYLRSGGE is encoded by the exons atgggAGGAAGAGTGTGCAGGGAGAAggtgaaggaggagaaaaggaggaGTCCGGGCAGAGAGGACAGCCTGTCGTCTGCCGACAAAATCCAAAGATTCTCCAAGCAGTCTGGACACAACGTCCTGAGCCTGGCCCGCCGTGGACTCAAG GATGCTCCGGGGGAGCTGTGGGAGCTGCAGGAGCTGGAGAAGCTGAACCTGTCCCTCAACAACCTGAAGGCGCTGCCCCCTCAGCTGGGCCTGCTGTCCAACCTGCTGGTCCTCAACCTGTGGGGGAACCAG CTCAGCAGCCTGCCGGCAGAGATCGGCCAGCTGAGGAGACTCCGGGTTCTGTTTGTCTACAGAAACAGACTGACGGAGGTTCCTGAGGAGCTGGGGGCCTGCACGCAGCTGGAG GTCCTGAGTCTGGCCAACAACCAGCTCTCCTCGCTGCCGGCTTCTCTCTCCAACCTGACCAGACTCAGGAAGCTCAACCTCAGCCACAACCTCATGGCTCACCTGCCAGGCTGCATCTACAGCATGAAGGCCCTG GTCTTCCTGGATCTGTCCTGCAACCGTCTGGAGAACGTGGCTGAGAACATCCAGGCTCTGCTGGAGCTCAAGATCCTCATCATGGAGGGAAACCAGCTCCAGTGTCTGCCCAGAGGCCTCTGCTTCCTCATCAG GCTGGAGCTGCTCAACCTGGACTTTAACCACATCAGAGACCTTCCTGAG GAGATGCACCATCTGTCCCGCCTGCAGAAGCTGGCCTGCCATCCTCTGGATAAAGGTCTCCACATCGTCCACAACCCGCTGATCAAGCCCCTGAAGGAGGTGATGGAGGGAGGACTGGCGGCGCTCTTCAATTACCTGAGATCAGGTGGTGAATAG
- the LOC114136930 gene encoding leucine-rich repeat-containing protein 30-like isoform X2 — translation MGGRVCREKVKEEKRRSPGREDSLSSADKIQRFSKQSGHNVLSLARRGLKDAPGELWELQELEKLNLSLNNLKALPPQLGLLSNLLVLNLWGNQLSSLPAEIGQLRRLRVLFVYRNRLTEVPEELGACTQLEVLSLANNQLSSLPASLSNLTRLRKLNLSHNLMAHLPGCIYSMKALVFLDLSCNRLENVAENIQALLELKILIMEGNQLQCLPRGLCFLIRLELLNLDFNHIRDLPEPLPSTNSPSEPHPGTWTLDRFKDPCKESVARETAVPEPDRTSSSSSKITPFTSENSFVLHTSNSPSFPHHPRSADDPGSHRQDQNHTAANFRDAPSVPPAEAGLPSSG, via the exons atgggAGGAAGAGTGTGCAGGGAGAAggtgaaggaggagaaaaggaggaGTCCGGGCAGAGAGGACAGCCTGTCGTCTGCCGACAAAATCCAAAGATTCTCCAAGCAGTCTGGACACAACGTCCTGAGCCTGGCCCGCCGTGGACTCAAG GATGCTCCGGGGGAGCTGTGGGAGCTGCAGGAGCTGGAGAAGCTGAACCTGTCCCTCAACAACCTGAAGGCGCTGCCCCCTCAGCTGGGCCTGCTGTCCAACCTGCTGGTCCTCAACCTGTGGGGGAACCAG CTCAGCAGCCTGCCGGCAGAGATCGGCCAGCTGAGGAGACTCCGGGTTCTGTTTGTCTACAGAAACAGACTGACGGAGGTTCCTGAGGAGCTGGGGGCCTGCACGCAGCTGGAG GTCCTGAGTCTGGCCAACAACCAGCTCTCCTCGCTGCCGGCTTCTCTCTCCAACCTGACCAGACTCAGGAAGCTCAACCTCAGCCACAACCTCATGGCTCACCTGCCAGGCTGCATCTACAGCATGAAGGCCCTG GTCTTCCTGGATCTGTCCTGCAACCGTCTGGAGAACGTGGCTGAGAACATCCAGGCTCTGCTGGAGCTCAAGATCCTCATCATGGAGGGAAACCAGCTCCAGTGTCTGCCCAGAGGCCTCTGCTTCCTCATCAG GCTGGAGCTGCTCAACCTGGACTTTAACCACATCAGAGACCTTCCTGAG CCTCTACCTTCCACAAACTCTCCGTCTGAACCTCACCCCGGAACCTGGACCCTGGACCGCTTCAAAGACCCCTGCAAAGAGTCCGTAGCCCGGGAGACCGCGGTACCAGAACCTGACAGAACCTCATCATCTTCCAGTAAGATCACTCCATTTACCTCTGAGAACTCTTTTGTCCTACACACCTCGAACTCACCGTCTTTCCCTCACCATCCTCGGAGTGCAGACGACCCCGGCTCCCATCGGCAggaccagaaccacacagcTGCAAACTTCA GAGATGCACCATCTGTCCCGCCTGCAGAAGCTGGCCTGCCATCCTCTGGATAA
- the LOC114136930 gene encoding leucine-rich repeat-containing protein 30-like isoform X3, protein MGGRVCREKVKEEKRRSPGREDSLSSADKIQRFSKQSGHNVLSLARRGLKDAPGELWELQELEKLNLSLNNLKALPPQLGLLSNLLVLNLWGNQLSSLPAEIGQLRRLRVLFVYRNRLTEVPEELGACTQLEVLSLANNQLSSLPASLSNLTRLRKLNLSHNLMAHLPGCIYSMKALVFLDLSCNRLENVAENIQALLELKILIMEGNQLQCLPRGLCFLIRLELLNLDFNHIRDLPEPPLQPLPSTNSPSEPHPGTWTLDRFKDPCKESVARETAVPEPDRTSSSSNDPGSHRQDQNHTAANFRDAPSVPPAEAGLPSSG, encoded by the exons atgggAGGAAGAGTGTGCAGGGAGAAggtgaaggaggagaaaaggaggaGTCCGGGCAGAGAGGACAGCCTGTCGTCTGCCGACAAAATCCAAAGATTCTCCAAGCAGTCTGGACACAACGTCCTGAGCCTGGCCCGCCGTGGACTCAAG GATGCTCCGGGGGAGCTGTGGGAGCTGCAGGAGCTGGAGAAGCTGAACCTGTCCCTCAACAACCTGAAGGCGCTGCCCCCTCAGCTGGGCCTGCTGTCCAACCTGCTGGTCCTCAACCTGTGGGGGAACCAG CTCAGCAGCCTGCCGGCAGAGATCGGCCAGCTGAGGAGACTCCGGGTTCTGTTTGTCTACAGAAACAGACTGACGGAGGTTCCTGAGGAGCTGGGGGCCTGCACGCAGCTGGAG GTCCTGAGTCTGGCCAACAACCAGCTCTCCTCGCTGCCGGCTTCTCTCTCCAACCTGACCAGACTCAGGAAGCTCAACCTCAGCCACAACCTCATGGCTCACCTGCCAGGCTGCATCTACAGCATGAAGGCCCTG GTCTTCCTGGATCTGTCCTGCAACCGTCTGGAGAACGTGGCTGAGAACATCCAGGCTCTGCTGGAGCTCAAGATCCTCATCATGGAGGGAAACCAGCTCCAGTGTCTGCCCAGAGGCCTCTGCTTCCTCATCAG GCTGGAGCTGCTCAACCTGGACTTTAACCACATCAGAGACCTTCCTGAG CCTCCACTGCAGCCTCTACCTTCCACAAACTCTCCGTCTGAACCTCACCCCGGAACCTGGACCCTGGACCGCTTCAAAGACCCCTGCAAAGAGTCCGTAGCCCGGGAGACCGCGGTACCAGAACCTGACAGAACCTCATCATCTTCCA ACGACCCCGGCTCCCATCGGCAggaccagaaccacacagcTGCAAACTTCA GAGATGCACCATCTGTCCCGCCTGCAGAAGCTGGCCTGCCATCCTCTGGATAA
- the LOC114136930 gene encoding leucine-rich repeat-containing protein 30-like isoform X1, translating to MGGRVCREKVKEEKRRSPGREDSLSSADKIQRFSKQSGHNVLSLARRGLKDAPGELWELQELEKLNLSLNNLKALPPQLGLLSNLLVLNLWGNQLSSLPAEIGQLRRLRVLFVYRNRLTEVPEELGACTQLEVLSLANNQLSSLPASLSNLTRLRKLNLSHNLMAHLPGCIYSMKALVFLDLSCNRLENVAENIQALLELKILIMEGNQLQCLPRGLCFLIRLELLNLDFNHIRDLPEPPLQPLPSTNSPSEPHPGTWTLDRFKDPCKESVARETAVPEPDRTSSSSSKITPFTSENSFVLHTSNSPSFPHHPRSADDPGSHRQDQNHTAANFRDAPSVPPAEAGLPSSG from the exons atgggAGGAAGAGTGTGCAGGGAGAAggtgaaggaggagaaaaggaggaGTCCGGGCAGAGAGGACAGCCTGTCGTCTGCCGACAAAATCCAAAGATTCTCCAAGCAGTCTGGACACAACGTCCTGAGCCTGGCCCGCCGTGGACTCAAG GATGCTCCGGGGGAGCTGTGGGAGCTGCAGGAGCTGGAGAAGCTGAACCTGTCCCTCAACAACCTGAAGGCGCTGCCCCCTCAGCTGGGCCTGCTGTCCAACCTGCTGGTCCTCAACCTGTGGGGGAACCAG CTCAGCAGCCTGCCGGCAGAGATCGGCCAGCTGAGGAGACTCCGGGTTCTGTTTGTCTACAGAAACAGACTGACGGAGGTTCCTGAGGAGCTGGGGGCCTGCACGCAGCTGGAG GTCCTGAGTCTGGCCAACAACCAGCTCTCCTCGCTGCCGGCTTCTCTCTCCAACCTGACCAGACTCAGGAAGCTCAACCTCAGCCACAACCTCATGGCTCACCTGCCAGGCTGCATCTACAGCATGAAGGCCCTG GTCTTCCTGGATCTGTCCTGCAACCGTCTGGAGAACGTGGCTGAGAACATCCAGGCTCTGCTGGAGCTCAAGATCCTCATCATGGAGGGAAACCAGCTCCAGTGTCTGCCCAGAGGCCTCTGCTTCCTCATCAG GCTGGAGCTGCTCAACCTGGACTTTAACCACATCAGAGACCTTCCTGAG CCTCCACTGCAGCCTCTACCTTCCACAAACTCTCCGTCTGAACCTCACCCCGGAACCTGGACCCTGGACCGCTTCAAAGACCCCTGCAAAGAGTCCGTAGCCCGGGAGACCGCGGTACCAGAACCTGACAGAACCTCATCATCTTCCAGTAAGATCACTCCATTTACCTCTGAGAACTCTTTTGTCCTACACACCTCGAACTCACCGTCTTTCCCTCACCATCCTCGGAGTGCAGACGACCCCGGCTCCCATCGGCAggaccagaaccacacagcTGCAAACTTCA GAGATGCACCATCTGTCCCGCCTGCAGAAGCTGGCCTGCCATCCTCTGGATAA
- the LOC114136930 gene encoding leucine-rich repeat-containing protein 30-like isoform X5: MGGRVCREKVKEEKRRSPGREDSLSSADKIQRFSKQSGHNVLSLARRGLKDAPGELWELQELEKLNLSLNNLKALPPQLGLLSNLLVLNLWGNQLSSLPAEIGQLRRLRVLFVYRNRLTEVPEELGACTQLEVLSLANNQLSSLPASLSNLTRLRKLNLSHNLMAHLPGCIYSMKALVFLDLSCNRLENVAENIQALLELKILIMEGNQLQCLPRGLCFLIRLELLNLDFNHIRDLPEFSSPSTRWRLEAALPGAACCMVFPHDALDLSTVEPEILAFWIFPS, from the exons atgggAGGAAGAGTGTGCAGGGAGAAggtgaaggaggagaaaaggaggaGTCCGGGCAGAGAGGACAGCCTGTCGTCTGCCGACAAAATCCAAAGATTCTCCAAGCAGTCTGGACACAACGTCCTGAGCCTGGCCCGCCGTGGACTCAAG GATGCTCCGGGGGAGCTGTGGGAGCTGCAGGAGCTGGAGAAGCTGAACCTGTCCCTCAACAACCTGAAGGCGCTGCCCCCTCAGCTGGGCCTGCTGTCCAACCTGCTGGTCCTCAACCTGTGGGGGAACCAG CTCAGCAGCCTGCCGGCAGAGATCGGCCAGCTGAGGAGACTCCGGGTTCTGTTTGTCTACAGAAACAGACTGACGGAGGTTCCTGAGGAGCTGGGGGCCTGCACGCAGCTGGAG GTCCTGAGTCTGGCCAACAACCAGCTCTCCTCGCTGCCGGCTTCTCTCTCCAACCTGACCAGACTCAGGAAGCTCAACCTCAGCCACAACCTCATGGCTCACCTGCCAGGCTGCATCTACAGCATGAAGGCCCTG GTCTTCCTGGATCTGTCCTGCAACCGTCTGGAGAACGTGGCTGAGAACATCCAGGCTCTGCTGGAGCTCAAGATCCTCATCATGGAGGGAAACCAGCTCCAGTGTCTGCCCAGAGGCCTCTGCTTCCTCATCAG GCTGGAGCTGCTCAACCTGGACTTTAACCACATCAGAGACCTTCCTGAG TTTTCCTCTCCATCCACTAGATGGCGCCTAGAGGCTGCACTACCTGGAGCTGCCTGCTGTATG GTGTTTCCTCATGATGCCTTGGATTTATCCACTGTGGAGCCTGAGATCCTGGCCTTTTGGATTTTCCCCTCTTGA
- the LOC114136930 gene encoding leucine-rich repeat-containing protein 30-like isoform X7 — MGGRVCREKVKEEKRRSPGREDSLSSADKIQRFSKQSGHNVLSLARRGLKDAPGELWELQELEKLNLSLNNLKALPPQLGLLSNLLVLNLWGNQLSSLPAEIGQLRRLRVLFVYRNRLTEVPEELGACTQLEVLSLANNQLSSLPASLSNLTRLRKLNLSHNLMAHLPGCIYSMKALVFLDLSCNRLENVAENIQALLELKILIMEGNQLQCLPRGLCFLIRLELLNLDFNHIRDLPEVFPHDALDLSTVEPEILAFWIFPS, encoded by the exons atgggAGGAAGAGTGTGCAGGGAGAAggtgaaggaggagaaaaggaggaGTCCGGGCAGAGAGGACAGCCTGTCGTCTGCCGACAAAATCCAAAGATTCTCCAAGCAGTCTGGACACAACGTCCTGAGCCTGGCCCGCCGTGGACTCAAG GATGCTCCGGGGGAGCTGTGGGAGCTGCAGGAGCTGGAGAAGCTGAACCTGTCCCTCAACAACCTGAAGGCGCTGCCCCCTCAGCTGGGCCTGCTGTCCAACCTGCTGGTCCTCAACCTGTGGGGGAACCAG CTCAGCAGCCTGCCGGCAGAGATCGGCCAGCTGAGGAGACTCCGGGTTCTGTTTGTCTACAGAAACAGACTGACGGAGGTTCCTGAGGAGCTGGGGGCCTGCACGCAGCTGGAG GTCCTGAGTCTGGCCAACAACCAGCTCTCCTCGCTGCCGGCTTCTCTCTCCAACCTGACCAGACTCAGGAAGCTCAACCTCAGCCACAACCTCATGGCTCACCTGCCAGGCTGCATCTACAGCATGAAGGCCCTG GTCTTCCTGGATCTGTCCTGCAACCGTCTGGAGAACGTGGCTGAGAACATCCAGGCTCTGCTGGAGCTCAAGATCCTCATCATGGAGGGAAACCAGCTCCAGTGTCTGCCCAGAGGCCTCTGCTTCCTCATCAG GCTGGAGCTGCTCAACCTGGACTTTAACCACATCAGAGACCTTCCTGAG GTGTTTCCTCATGATGCCTTGGATTTATCCACTGTGGAGCCTGAGATCCTGGCCTTTTGGATTTTCCCCTCTTGA
- the LOC114136930 gene encoding leucine-rich repeat-containing protein 30-like isoform X6 gives MGGRVCREKVKEEKRRSPGREDSLSSADKIQRFSKQSGHNVLSLARRGLKDAPGELWELQELEKLNLSLNNLKALPPQLGLLSNLLVLNLWGNQLSSLPAEIGQLRRLRVLFVYRNRLTEVPEELGACTQLEVLSLANNQLSSLPASLSNLTRLRKLNLSHNLMAHLPGCIYSMKALVFLDLSCNRLENVAENIQALLELKILIMEGNQLQCLPRGLCFLIRLELLNLDFNHIRDLPEFSSPSTRWRLEAALPGAACCMVILIT, from the exons atgggAGGAAGAGTGTGCAGGGAGAAggtgaaggaggagaaaaggaggaGTCCGGGCAGAGAGGACAGCCTGTCGTCTGCCGACAAAATCCAAAGATTCTCCAAGCAGTCTGGACACAACGTCCTGAGCCTGGCCCGCCGTGGACTCAAG GATGCTCCGGGGGAGCTGTGGGAGCTGCAGGAGCTGGAGAAGCTGAACCTGTCCCTCAACAACCTGAAGGCGCTGCCCCCTCAGCTGGGCCTGCTGTCCAACCTGCTGGTCCTCAACCTGTGGGGGAACCAG CTCAGCAGCCTGCCGGCAGAGATCGGCCAGCTGAGGAGACTCCGGGTTCTGTTTGTCTACAGAAACAGACTGACGGAGGTTCCTGAGGAGCTGGGGGCCTGCACGCAGCTGGAG GTCCTGAGTCTGGCCAACAACCAGCTCTCCTCGCTGCCGGCTTCTCTCTCCAACCTGACCAGACTCAGGAAGCTCAACCTCAGCCACAACCTCATGGCTCACCTGCCAGGCTGCATCTACAGCATGAAGGCCCTG GTCTTCCTGGATCTGTCCTGCAACCGTCTGGAGAACGTGGCTGAGAACATCCAGGCTCTGCTGGAGCTCAAGATCCTCATCATGGAGGGAAACCAGCTCCAGTGTCTGCCCAGAGGCCTCTGCTTCCTCATCAG GCTGGAGCTGCTCAACCTGGACTTTAACCACATCAGAGACCTTCCTGAG TTTTCCTCTCCATCCACTAGATGGCGCCTAGAGGCTGCACTACCTGGAGCTGCCTGCTGTATGGTAATATTAATAACATGA